Proteins encoded within one genomic window of Desulforegulaceae bacterium:
- a CDS encoding ABC transporter substrate-binding protein yields the protein MRKIVLLVILILVIPALLCADTIRFGVPPWPGVTVKTEIVCQITNAMGYETEQKEVGPPIIYKTMTIDQMEVFLGAWTPHQNAMISPLVKKGEVEKVGLNIDDCKIGLCVPTYVWDAGVKDMGDLDPNKEKFKKTIYNIEPGSGMHNSMEDIIKNNAAGLGSWEQVGSTTPAMLSQVKSKMKDKEWVAFGCWSPHWMTIEVDMKFLGSVPGTETFISSSKVYTIVNKNFHARYPELYKFMKQLKVSTQVQSKWIYEYGYKEKEPAQIAKSWISKNHNIVSGWLKGVKAKDGKPAMEIIKKAFPASQS from the coding sequence ATGAGGAAGATTGTCTTATTGGTTATTTTAATTTTAGTCATACCAGCACTTTTATGTGCAGATACAATTCGGTTTGGGGTTCCTCCATGGCCGGGCGTTACAGTAAAGACAGAAATTGTTTGTCAGATAACTAATGCAATGGGTTATGAAACAGAGCAAAAAGAAGTTGGTCCTCCAATAATCTACAAAACCATGACAATAGATCAGATGGAAGTGTTCCTTGGTGCATGGACTCCTCACCAGAATGCTATGATTAGCCCTCTTGTTAAAAAGGGCGAGGTCGAAAAAGTTGGATTAAATATTGATGATTGTAAAATAGGCCTGTGTGTACCAACTTATGTTTGGGATGCGGGTGTAAAAGATATGGGTGACCTTGATCCAAACAAAGAAAAATTTAAAAAAACAATATATAATATTGAACCTGGTTCGGGTATGCATAATTCAATGGAAGATATAATAAAAAATAATGCAGCAGGTCTTGGAAGCTGGGAGCAGGTTGGAAGCACAACGCCTGCCATGTTGAGTCAGGTAAAGTCAAAAATGAAAGACAAAGAGTGGGTTGCCTTTGGATGTTGGAGCCCCCATTGGATGACCATAGAAGTTGATATGAAATTTCTTGGCTCAGTTCCTGGTACTGAAACATTTATCAGTAGCAGCAAGGTTTACACAATTGTAAATAAAAATTTTCATGCCCGATATCCTGAATTATATAAATTTATGAAACAGCTTAAAGTTTCTACCCAAGTTCAGAGTAAATGGATTTATGAATATGGTTATAAAGAAAAAGAGCCTGCCCAGATTGCTAAATCCTGGATATCGAAAAACCACAATATTGTCTCAGGCTGGCTTAAAGGAGTTAAGGCAAAAGACGGTAAACCTGCCATGGAAATAATAAAAAAAGCATTTCCTGCCTCCCAGTCTTAA
- a CDS encoding NRDE family protein: MCLIVFSYRQNKDYPLIIAANRDEFYKRKTKTLDLIEENPLVISGKDLESGGTWMGINRKTKKFAAVTNYRDPSKIMDDAKSRGIIVSSFLKKDEEPLSFLERLKKEKDIYNGFNFILGSTESLYHYSNINDQITQITPGLHAVCNHLLNTPWPKVIRAKKISQKSFESEDIVESSLEMLKDDKLYKDSELPETGMGIEFERLLSPIFVKSETYGTRSSSVILVDKNQNIRFKERAFLEKGLLKDTEFFIS; this comes from the coding sequence ATGTGTCTAATTGTCTTTTCGTACCGTCAAAATAAAGATTATCCGCTGATCATTGCTGCAAACCGCGATGAATTCTACAAAAGAAAAACAAAAACTCTTGATCTAATAGAAGAGAATCCCCTTGTAATTTCAGGTAAAGACCTTGAATCAGGAGGAACCTGGATGGGGATAAACAGAAAAACCAAAAAATTTGCAGCAGTGACAAACTATAGGGACCCCTCTAAAATAATGGATGATGCAAAATCAAGGGGAATAATTGTAAGCTCTTTTTTAAAAAAGGACGAAGAACCCTTAAGCTTTCTTGAAAGACTAAAAAAAGAAAAAGATATTTACAATGGATTTAATTTTATTTTGGGAAGTACTGAAAGCCTTTATCATTATTCAAACATAAATGATCAAATAACCCAAATAACTCCGGGTCTTCACGCTGTATGCAATCATCTCTTAAACACTCCCTGGCCAAAAGTAATAAGGGCCAAAAAAATCTCTCAAAAATCATTTGAATCTGAAGATATAGTTGAATCAAGCCTTGAGATGCTAAAAGATGACAAGCTTTACAAAGACAGTGAACTTCCTGAAACAGGAATGGGGATTGAATTTGAAAGACTGCTGTCTCCTATTTTTGTTAAAAGTGAAACTTATGGAACGAGGTCTTCTTCCGTTATTCTGGTTGATAAAAATCAAAATATTAGATTTAAAGAAAGAGCATTCCTTGAAAAAGGGCTTTTAAAGGACACTGAATTTTTTATTTCCTGA
- a CDS encoding methyl-accepting chemotaxis protein, whose protein sequence is MNLENLSIGKKIAVIGIIPLVILFFSQSFNINLKLKEMKILNNMKDNIQMQHVSSQLIGHLQKERGRTAVFLNGGAKIDSVQKLRKETDSVFESWETARSNCKIERSKAFHETASLQTKLNQIRNKYNTQNLDLQPNQIEEYTQVINNLLEMQSEAANAKTTGGFGKIMTSLLVLEIAKENAGLLRANVSSILAKNTAIPEDKFSHIITLNAATNTNLDSPALALSPEIEKELETNKTSREWAETTRIFNEVLLKAGTGNFRISPDTFWRPVSKKIDDIGKIVQKSLDDIDLRIDTAIKQMKVEIIRAFVVTGLTLIITSLIIFFVIINIVRNINNIKKSMDEIARGEGDLTKRLPVKGSDELAELAKTFNEFAENMRKMIAEIAESSQILSDSTTQLSSIAAETAKGADESSSSSQNVAMAAKEMNDSAITMSDSMERAANNLNSVASAMEEMSATISEIASNTAEANAQSEDAAEKAKGFSEIMEELGLAATQIGEVTETINDISEQTNLLALNATIEAARAGEAGRGFAVVANEIKELANQTSSATRNISTQISGIQEASQRAETDMEVIVKSIYNVNEIVSAIAAAIEEQSSAVNEVSSNLSQSSEYVEDSNSQSQSMSALSGEIASAINSVSGAVEQIKNGSYETLETVEKQSSITEKIQDQMKKFKV, encoded by the coding sequence ATGAACCTTGAAAACTTAAGTATAGGAAAAAAAATTGCTGTTATCGGAATTATCCCCCTTGTCATTCTTTTTTTTAGCCAGAGTTTTAATATCAATTTAAAACTTAAAGAAATGAAAATTTTAAACAATATGAAAGACAATATTCAAATGCAACATGTAAGCTCACAGCTTATTGGTCATTTGCAAAAAGAAAGGGGACGTACTGCTGTTTTTCTAAATGGGGGAGCAAAAATTGATTCAGTACAAAAATTAAGAAAAGAAACAGACTCAGTTTTTGAAAGCTGGGAAACAGCAAGAAGCAATTGTAAAATAGAAAGAAGCAAAGCATTTCATGAAACAGCCAGCCTTCAGACCAAACTCAATCAAATCAGAAACAAATACAATACTCAAAACCTTGATTTGCAGCCAAATCAAATTGAAGAATACACCCAGGTTATAAACAACCTTTTGGAAATGCAGTCAGAAGCAGCCAATGCAAAAACTACAGGAGGCTTTGGAAAAATAATGACAAGCCTTTTAGTTCTTGAAATAGCCAAAGAAAATGCCGGGCTTCTACGTGCAAATGTAAGCAGTATTCTTGCAAAAAACACAGCTATTCCAGAAGATAAATTTTCACATATTATAACACTTAATGCTGCAACAAACACAAACCTTGACTCTCCTGCACTTGCACTTTCTCCTGAAATAGAAAAAGAATTAGAAACCAATAAAACAAGCCGTGAATGGGCAGAAACAACCAGGATTTTCAATGAAGTTCTTCTTAAAGCCGGTACAGGCAACTTCAGGATTTCCCCTGACACATTCTGGAGACCTGTATCCAAAAAAATAGATGATATTGGAAAAATTGTTCAAAAAAGCCTTGACGATATAGATCTTAGAATTGACACAGCAATCAAACAAATGAAAGTTGAAATAATAAGGGCGTTTGTTGTCACAGGTTTAACATTGATAATAACCTCGTTAATTATCTTTTTTGTAATTATCAATATTGTAAGAAACATTAATAATATAAAAAAATCCATGGATGAAATTGCCAGAGGCGAAGGAGATCTTACAAAAAGGCTGCCTGTAAAAGGCTCAGATGAGCTTGCAGAGCTTGCAAAAACTTTTAATGAGTTTGCTGAAAATATGAGAAAAATGATTGCTGAAATAGCAGAAAGCAGCCAAATCCTTTCAGATTCAACAACTCAGCTTTCTTCAATAGCAGCTGAAACAGCCAAGGGAGCAGATGAGTCAAGCTCAAGTTCCCAAAATGTTGCCATGGCTGCAAAAGAAATGAATGATTCGGCAATAACAATGTCTGACAGTATGGAAAGAGCAGCCAACAACTTGAATTCAGTTGCTTCTGCAATGGAGGAAATGTCAGCAACTATTTCAGAAATTGCTTCAAACACAGCAGAAGCAAATGCCCAGTCAGAAGATGCAGCTGAAAAAGCAAAGGGATTTTCTGAAATAATGGAAGAACTTGGACTTGCAGCCACTCAAATCGGCGAAGTTACAGAAACAATAAATGATATTTCAGAGCAAACAAACCTTCTAGCCTTAAATGCAACCATTGAAGCGGCAAGAGCTGGTGAAGCAGGAAGAGGATTTGCTGTTGTTGCAAATGAAATAAAAGAACTTGCCAACCAAACCTCAAGTGCAACAAGGAACATAAGCACTCAAATTTCAGGCATCCAGGAAGCTTCACAAAGAGCAGAAACAGATATGGAAGTAATTGTAAAGTCTATTTACAATGTCAACGAAATAGTAAGTGCCATAGCTGCTGCAATTGAAGAACAGTCTTCTGCTGTAAATGAAGTATCATCAAATCTTTCACAATCTTCAGAGTATGTTGAAGATTCAAACTCTCAAAGCCAGTCTATGAGTGCATTATCTGGAGAAATTGCAAGTGCAATCAACTCGGTAAGTGGTGCTGTGGAACAAATTAAAAACGGAAGCTATGAAACTTTGGAAACAGTTGAAAAACAATCATCAATAACTGAAAAAATTCAAGATCAGATGAAAAAATTTAAAGTTTAA
- the der gene encoding ribosome biogenesis GTPase Der: MKKTVALFGRPNVGKSTIFNRLTKSRDAIVDNMPGVTRDRNYGDVVYDDKSFLLVDTGGFLSNDTDSFAQEIKNQLQMGIEECDIIVLVFDGKSGISSYDQDLLKLVRDVDKPKFFLVNKIDSLEKEDLIYDFYQTGVEHLFPVSGEHGYGINDFLDALSEFIPSEGDKDPDSELIKIAIVGKPNSGKSSLTNKILGEERMVVSDVPGTTRDSIDSRLSFNGKNYLIVDTAGIRRKSKVNEKIEKFSVIKALRSLDKCDIALILIDASEGITEQDVKIAGYAEERGCGAIFVINKWDLVERDPKAQKRFVDDVRYHASFLSYAPIITISAKTGKRVQKIFGLVNKVYQQYSTRISTSKVNEIINTAVERNTPPYHKSRRLKFYYSTQVTACPPTFISFVNYPDAVHFSYKRFLINQIRTKTGLEETPLVFFMKQRKGKEGFMDKLPTRPSIKKASKRGKNKRLRKRR; the protein is encoded by the coding sequence ATGAAAAAGACAGTAGCTCTCTTTGGAAGACCCAATGTTGGGAAATCAACGATTTTCAACAGGCTTACAAAATCAAGGGATGCCATAGTTGACAATATGCCCGGGGTTACAAGAGACAGGAACTACGGTGATGTGGTTTATGATGATAAATCTTTTCTTCTTGTTGATACGGGCGGTTTTTTATCCAATGATACAGACTCTTTTGCCCAGGAAATAAAAAACCAGCTTCAAATGGGAATTGAAGAATGTGATATAATTGTTCTTGTTTTTGACGGTAAATCCGGGATTTCTTCCTATGATCAAGATCTTTTAAAGCTTGTAAGAGATGTGGACAAGCCCAAATTTTTTCTTGTAAACAAGATAGATTCCCTTGAAAAAGAAGATTTGATTTACGATTTTTATCAAACAGGAGTAGAGCATCTTTTTCCTGTTTCAGGTGAACATGGTTATGGAATAAATGATTTTCTTGATGCCTTGTCTGAGTTTATTCCTTCAGAAGGTGATAAGGATCCAGATAGTGAGCTGATTAAGATTGCAATTGTAGGCAAGCCTAATTCAGGAAAATCATCACTTACAAATAAAATTCTTGGAGAAGAAAGAATGGTTGTAAGTGATGTCCCGGGTACAACCAGAGATTCCATAGATTCCAGACTGAGTTTTAACGGAAAAAACTATCTTATTGTTGATACTGCTGGGATAAGAAGAAAAAGCAAAGTAAATGAAAAGATTGAAAAATTTTCAGTTATAAAAGCTTTAAGAAGTCTTGATAAATGCGATATTGCCTTAATTCTTATAGATGCTTCCGAAGGAATTACAGAGCAGGATGTTAAAATTGCAGGCTATGCAGAGGAAAGAGGCTGCGGTGCAATTTTTGTAATAAACAAATGGGATCTTGTGGAAAGGGATCCAAAGGCACAAAAGCGGTTTGTTGATGATGTGAGATATCATGCCTCTTTTCTTTCCTATGCTCCTATAATTACAATCTCAGCAAAAACTGGAAAAAGAGTTCAAAAGATTTTTGGGTTGGTAAATAAAGTTTATCAGCAATACTCCACAAGAATTTCAACCTCAAAAGTAAATGAGATAATAAATACTGCTGTTGAAAGAAACACCCCGCCTTACCATAAAAGCAGAAGGCTTAAGTTTTATTATTCAACCCAGGTTACGGCCTGTCCTCCAACTTTTATTTCATTTGTGAATTATCCTGATGCAGTTCATTTTTCCTATAAAAGATTTTTAATAAATCAAATACGGACAAAAACCGGACTTGAGGAGACTCCTCTTGTGTTTTTTATGAAACAAAGGAAGGGAAAAGAAGGTTTTATGGACAAGCTTCCAACAAGGCCTTCAATTAAAAAGGCCAGCAAAAGGGGTAAAAATAAAAGACTTAGAAAAAGGCGTTAA
- a CDS encoding replication-associated recombination protein A: MDLFEQNTDKFLYQPLAERMRPASLSEVIGQKHITGEKSLLITSLKEKRIFSFLLWGPPGCGKTSIARALSNESGYSFVSLSAVLSGVADLRKVLEEAKERLFKFKKKTVLFVDEIHRFSKSQQDAFLKHVEEGLITLVGATTENPSFEIISPLLSRLKVFKLNPLRENDIVSILKKALEDEEKGLKAFGVEADEEILAMIASAGEGDLRLCLNNLESLVLFCLDSSKNKIEKNDLKSVFGEKILRYDKSGDNHFDLISAFHKSLRGSDPDAALYWMERMLSSGEDPLYILRRMVAVASEDIGNADPNALTIAVSAVEAFKFMGFPEGKLAMVQAAVYLATAPKSNKSYLALKKAEKAVRENKAFEVPLHLRNAPTKLMKDLGYKKNYQYPHDFEFAFADQEYLPKELKGIKFYEPSDFGHESLIRKRLAFWESKKTNHKK; encoded by the coding sequence TTGGATTTGTTTGAGCAGAATACAGATAAATTTCTTTATCAGCCTTTAGCAGAGAGGATGAGGCCTGCTTCTTTGTCTGAAGTTATAGGGCAAAAACATATTACAGGTGAAAAATCCCTTTTAATAACTTCCTTAAAAGAAAAAAGAATTTTTTCCTTTCTTTTGTGGGGGCCTCCCGGATGCGGGAAAACTTCCATTGCAAGAGCTTTGTCCAATGAAAGCGGATATAGTTTTGTTTCACTTTCTGCTGTTTTATCAGGGGTTGCAGACTTAAGAAAAGTCCTTGAAGAGGCAAAAGAGCGGCTTTTCAAATTTAAAAAAAAGACTGTTCTTTTTGTTGATGAAATTCACAGGTTCAGTAAATCCCAGCAAGATGCTTTTTTAAAGCATGTTGAAGAAGGACTTATTACTTTAGTTGGAGCAACAACAGAAAATCCTTCATTTGAAATAATTTCTCCTCTTCTTTCAAGGCTTAAGGTTTTTAAACTTAATCCTCTTAGAGAAAATGATATTGTAAGCATTCTTAAAAAAGCCCTGGAAGATGAAGAAAAAGGGCTTAAAGCTTTTGGTGTTGAAGCTGATGAAGAAATTTTAGCCATGATTGCATCGGCAGGCGAAGGGGATTTAAGGCTTTGCTTAAATAATCTTGAAAGCCTTGTTTTGTTTTGTCTTGATTCGTCAAAAAACAAAATAGAAAAAAATGATTTAAAATCAGTGTTTGGAGAAAAAATTTTACGATATGATAAATCAGGCGATAATCACTTTGATCTTATTTCCGCTTTTCATAAAAGTCTTAGGGGGAGTGATCCAGATGCAGCTCTTTACTGGATGGAAAGAATGCTTTCATCTGGAGAAGATCCTTTATATATTTTAAGAAGAATGGTTGCAGTTGCCTCAGAAGATATTGGGAATGCTGATCCAAATGCACTTACAATTGCTGTTTCAGCTGTGGAAGCCTTTAAATTCATGGGATTTCCTGAAGGAAAACTTGCCATGGTCCAGGCAGCTGTTTATCTTGCAACAGCTCCAAAAAGCAACAAATCTTATCTTGCCTTAAAAAAAGCAGAGAAAGCAGTCAGGGAAAACAAAGCTTTTGAAGTTCCTCTTCATTTAAGAAATGCTCCCACAAAGCTTATGAAAGACCTTGGATACAAAAAAAACTATCAATATCCCCATGATTTTGAGTTTGCTTTTGCAGATCAAGAATATTTGCCAAAAGAATTAAAAGGGATAAAGTTTTATGAACCTTCAGATTTTGGTCATGAGTCTTTGATAAGGAAAAGACTTGCCTTTTGGGAATCCAAAAAAACAAATCATAAAAAATAA
- a CDS encoding FAD-dependent oxidoreductase: MHKELFSPIKIGKTNIKNKIVMAPMGNINMADPIGRPLQKMISYFEERAKGGTGLIISGLVPVSFGIDPTISEENNTTYFPRIDGSSRTRMSGWRDLISTLHSYDSKFFIQLSAGLGRVGSPECALKLKIPKSASFNKNFYLPAIPHFPLTDMAIKKIIKSFGQSAINAKVCGADGIHLHGHEGYLMDQLTSLPWNRRKFGRYKNRFQFAIDIVKEIKNICGKDFPVIYRVDLTQGLEFSYGKEIFKKRFMGMERTIEEGLEFCKELYKSGVDAFDVDKGCYDNWFFPHPPAYFKDKPYVEEMAGSLKKFFEKENIKAPVIAVGKLGRPESALEVIKTNTADMIMLGRPLLADPYWPEKVRTGKSNEIVHCIGDQDACIQSFILGGHPCCSVNPYAGFEDVKILTPATKIKNVAIVGAGPGGCEAAITAVKRGHKVTLFEKSQNIGGQFFLASKMQIKHDVKLYLNNLKNRLKSLEDKGLEIKLNTIPSKKDLISSFDSIICATGVKPLILDIKGLENIEHTDSRTFLENDLLLNEKFKKITIIGGGIVGCELACELGAKYKDIEITIIELEKDLMKGVIHANRSMLLWLMMGLGSTDNSKDPLIKNPVKAFTSSKVLEIKENSIIVKANKKRKDPFTPWHTLIPENIHNPFDKKLNPENTEEIKVETDFIIFATGALSENSFYTEISESDFKGDLFSIGDSRQPESGWQAITSGNDVGRFI; this comes from the coding sequence ATGCACAAAGAACTATTTTCTCCCATAAAAATTGGCAAAACCAATATAAAAAATAAAATAGTAATGGCTCCCATGGGAAATATAAACATGGCAGATCCAATCGGAAGACCCCTTCAAAAAATGATTTCATATTTTGAGGAAAGGGCAAAAGGAGGAACAGGACTTATTATAAGCGGTCTTGTTCCTGTATCTTTTGGAATTGATCCAACAATTTCAGAAGAAAACAACACAACATATTTCCCAAGAATTGACGGCTCATCAAGAACTAGAATGTCAGGCTGGAGAGATCTTATTTCCACTCTTCATTCCTATGATTCAAAATTTTTCATTCAGCTCTCAGCAGGACTTGGAAGGGTTGGTTCCCCTGAATGTGCATTAAAATTAAAAATCCCTAAATCAGCATCTTTTAACAAAAACTTTTATCTTCCTGCTATTCCCCATTTTCCCCTTACAGATATGGCAATAAAAAAAATAATAAAAAGCTTTGGCCAAAGTGCAATAAATGCAAAAGTTTGCGGAGCAGACGGAATTCATCTTCACGGCCATGAAGGCTATTTAATGGATCAGCTTACTTCCCTTCCATGGAATAGAAGAAAATTTGGAAGATACAAAAACAGATTTCAGTTTGCCATAGATATTGTAAAAGAAATTAAAAATATCTGCGGAAAGGACTTTCCTGTAATTTACAGAGTTGATCTTACCCAGGGGCTTGAATTTAGTTATGGAAAAGAAATTTTCAAAAAAAGATTCATGGGAATGGAGAGAACCATAGAAGAAGGTCTTGAATTTTGCAAAGAACTATATAAATCAGGAGTTGATGCCTTTGATGTTGATAAAGGCTGTTATGACAACTGGTTTTTCCCCCACCCTCCGGCTTATTTTAAGGACAAACCCTATGTTGAAGAAATGGCGGGAAGTTTAAAAAAGTTTTTTGAAAAAGAAAATATAAAAGCTCCTGTAATTGCTGTTGGAAAACTTGGAAGGCCTGAATCTGCCCTGGAAGTTATAAAAACAAATACAGCAGATATGATAATGCTTGGAAGACCGCTTTTAGCAGACCCTTATTGGCCGGAAAAAGTAAGAACCGGAAAATCAAATGAAATTGTCCATTGCATAGGAGATCAGGATGCTTGTATTCAGTCTTTTATTCTTGGAGGACATCCATGCTGCAGTGTAAATCCCTATGCTGGTTTTGAGGATGTTAAAATTTTAACTCCTGCAACAAAAATAAAAAATGTGGCAATAGTTGGAGCTGGCCCGGGCGGATGCGAGGCTGCAATTACAGCAGTAAAAAGAGGACACAAAGTTACTCTTTTTGAAAAAAGTCAAAATATTGGGGGACAATTTTTTCTTGCCTCAAAAATGCAGATAAAACACGATGTTAAATTATATTTAAATAATCTTAAAAACCGGCTTAAATCTTTGGAAGATAAAGGCCTTGAAATAAAGTTAAATACAATTCCTTCAAAAAAAGACTTAATTTCATCTTTTGATTCAATAATTTGTGCTACCGGAGTAAAGCCTTTGATTTTAGATATTAAAGGACTTGAAAATATAGAACACACAGATTCAAGAACATTTCTTGAAAACGATCTTTTACTTAATGAAAAATTTAAAAAAATCACAATTATAGGCGGAGGTATTGTTGGTTGTGAACTTGCCTGTGAATTGGGTGCAAAATACAAAGATATTGAAATAACAATAATTGAATTGGAAAAAGACCTTATGAAAGGTGTTATCCATGCAAACCGTTCCATGCTTTTATGGCTTATGATGGGGCTTGGTTCAACAGACAATTCAAAAGATCCATTGATAAAAAATCCTGTTAAGGCATTTACATCTTCAAAGGTTTTGGAAATAAAAGAAAATTCAATTATTGTTAAAGCAAACAAAAAAAGAAAAGATCCTTTTACTCCCTGGCACACTCTTATTCCTGAAAATATTCATAATCCTTTTGACAAAAAACTTAATCCTGAAAACACAGAAGAAATTAAAGTTGAAACAGATTTTATAATCTTTGCAACAGGAGCCTTGTCTGAAAACTCTTTTTACACTGAAATATCAGAGTCTGATTTTAAAGGAGATCTTTTTTCCATAGGAGACTCAAGACAACCTGAAAGCGGATGGCAGGCAATTACTTCTGGAAATGATGTTGGACGTTTTATTTAA
- a CDS encoding acetyl-CoA C-acetyltransferase, giving the protein MRDVVIVSGSRTAVGSFGGTLKNAPVVDLGRTVMKETLKKAGLRPIPSDEMKSIYPDKLKDQGRIELEEPGYDYDDSLTPVVVDEVIMGCVLTAGLGQNPTRQSMIAAGFPKETPAFTVSKVCGSGLKAISLAAQAIMTGESDVILAGGMESMSNAPMALLDARWGHRMELTGVGKVHDLMVYDGLYEIFYGYHMGITAENIVAKYDISRKAQDELAVLSHNRALNAVKTGLFKEEIVPVVMKSRRGDIVVDTDERPMETDMEKMSKMRPAFKKDGSVTAGNASGINDGAASVLLMSAEKAKELGLEPMAVIKGFSSGAMDPAYMGLGPVPAIRKLMNRTGMDINSIDMIELNEAFAAQALGCMIELGLDSEKPNPFGSGISIGHPVGCTGARQMVTLIHGMKRNNYNTGLVSMCIGGGMGMAMVVDK; this is encoded by the coding sequence ATGAGAGATGTTGTGATAGTCAGCGGTTCAAGAACAGCTGTTGGAAGTTTCGGAGGAACTTTGAAAAATGCTCCTGTTGTTGATCTTGGTAGAACAGTGATGAAGGAAACTCTTAAAAAAGCAGGTTTAAGACCAATCCCTTCTGATGAGATGAAGTCAATTTATCCAGATAAACTTAAAGATCAGGGTCGGATAGAACTTGAAGAGCCAGGTTATGATTATGACGATTCCTTGACTCCTGTGGTAGTTGACGAGGTAATAATGGGCTGTGTTCTTACAGCAGGACTTGGCCAAAACCCCACAAGGCAGTCAATGATTGCAGCCGGTTTCCCAAAAGAAACTCCGGCATTTACTGTAAGCAAGGTCTGTGGATCCGGACTTAAGGCTATTTCTCTTGCAGCTCAGGCAATAATGACAGGAGAATCAGATGTAATTCTTGCTGGCGGTATGGAAAGCATGAGTAATGCTCCAATGGCCCTTTTAGATGCAAGATGGGGACATAGAATGGAGCTTACAGGAGTTGGCAAGGTTCATGACCTCATGGTTTATGATGGCCTTTATGAAATTTTTTATGGGTATCACATGGGTATTACTGCTGAAAATATTGTTGCAAAATATGATATTTCAAGAAAAGCCCAGGATGAACTTGCGGTTCTAAGCCATAACAGAGCTTTAAATGCTGTTAAAACAGGTCTTTTTAAGGAAGAGATCGTTCCTGTTGTTATGAAATCCAGAAGAGGCGACATTGTTGTAGACACTGATGAGCGTCCAATGGAAACAGACATGGAAAAAATGAGCAAAATGAGACCTGCATTTAAAAAAGACGGTTCAGTTACAGCAGGTAATGCTTCAGGTATAAATGACGGTGCAGCTTCAGTTCTTCTTATGTCAGCTGAAAAGGCAAAAGAACTTGGTTTGGAGCCCATGGCTGTAATCAAGGGATTTTCTTCAGGTGCAATGGACCCTGCATACATGGGTCTTGGTCCTGTTCCTGCAATAAGAAAGCTGATGAACAGAACTGGAATGGATATAAATTCCATTGATATGATCGAGCTTAACGAAGCCTTTGCAGCTCAGGCACTTGGATGCATGATTGAACTGGGTCTTGATTCAGAAAAACCAAATCCCTTTGGAAGTGGTATTTCCATAGGCCATCCAGTGGGATGTACAGGTGCAAGACAAATGGTTACCCTTATTCATGGTATGAAAAGAAATAATTACAATACAGGTCTTGTTTCAATGTGTATTGGCGGTGGTATGGGTATGGCAATGGTTGTTGATAAATAA